A genome region from Euphorbia lathyris chromosome 4, ddEupLath1.1, whole genome shotgun sequence includes the following:
- the LOC136227942 gene encoding bZIP transcription factor TRAB1-like: protein MGSHMNFKNWEGSGAKPSANSPLIRQSSVYSLTFDEFQNTWGGGLGKELGSMNMDELLKNIWSAEETHATTTTTSTAVGEGSFPGGNLQRQGSLTLPRTLSQKTVDEVWRGLVKESSGTAKDGSNMAPNLPPQTQRQPTLGEMTLEEFLARAGVVREDTQIVGKQNNTGFFDEFSRLNNNNTGLGLGFQQNNRNNNLVGTRILENNNNFGATQHSNLALNVGGIRSSQPLPQQQQHQNQQQQQLRQNQQQQQNRAQQQQQNRPQQQQQLLQSRPQQQPLFPKPANVAFASPVHLVNNAQLPSPRVRNSVVGTADQSINNNLVHGGGMSMVGLGTGGVTVATASPGNQISPDIISRDTPSLSPVPHIFGRGRKGGAALEKVIERRHRRMIKNRESAARSRARKQAYTLELEAEVAKLKEMNQELQKKQAEIMEMQKNQFLEKINRKWGSKRQCLRRTLTGPW from the exons ATGGGGTCTCATATGAACTTCAAGAACTGGGAAGGTAGTGGTGCAAAGCCATCCGCGAATTCTCCGTTGATCCGGCAGTCTTCGGTGTACTCATTGACGTTTGATGAGTTTCAGAACACGTGGGGCGGAGGACTTGGGAAGGAGTTAGGATCAATGAACATGGATGAGCTATTGAAAAACATATGGAGTGCGGAAGAGACTCACGCAACGACAACGACAACTTCAACTGCTGTCGGAGAAGGTAGTTTTCCGGGTGGGAATTTACAGAGACAAGGATCATTAACTTTGCCGAGAACACTAAGTCAGAAGACTGTTGATGAGGTTTGGAGAGGCTTGGTGAAAGAAAGCAGCGGCACAGCGAAAGACGGGAGTAACATGGCACCGAATTTGCCGCCTCAGACTCAGAGGCAACCGACGCTTGGTGAGATGACTTTGGAGGAGTTCCTGGCTCGGGCAGGAGTAGTTAGGGAGGATACTCAGATAGTTGGAAAGCAAAATAATACTGGGTTCTTTGATGAATTCTCGAGACTAAACAATAACAACACTGGTTTAGGTCTTGGATTTCAGCAGAATAATCGAAACAACAACCTCGTGGGTACTCGGATATTGGAAAACAATAATAACTTCGGCGCAACTCAGCATTCTAATTTAGCCCTGAATGTCGGTGGAATCAGATCGTCTCAGCCGCTACCTCAGCAGCAGCAGCATCAaaaccagcagcagcagcagctgcGTCAaaaccagcagcagcagcagaacCGCgctcagcagcagcagcagaacCGTccccagcagcagcagcagctacTGCAGAGCCGGCCCCAGCAGCAGCCGCTGTTCCCCAAACCTGCAAATGTGGCGTTTGCATCCCCAGTGCATTTAGTGAACAATGCTCAGCTTCCAAGCCCGAGAGTGAGGAATTCGGTGGTCGGGACGGCAGACCAATCGATAAACAATAATCTAGTTCACGGCGGAGGAATGAGTATGGTTGGTTTAGGAACTGGCGGTGTTACAGTTGCGACAGCATCTCCTGGAAACCAAATATCACCGGATATAATATCAAGAGATACACCTTCATTGTCACCAGTTCCTCACATCTTTGGCCGGGGAAGGAAAGGCGGTGCAGCTTTGGAGAAGGTAATCGAGAGAAGACACCGGAGAATGATTAAAAATCGAGAGTCAGCTGCAAGGTCTCGTGCTCGCAAGCAG GCTTATACATTGGAACTAGAAGCAGAAGTTGCAAAACTCAAAGAAATGAATCAAGAATTGCAGAAAAAACAG GCAGAAATCATGGAAATGCAGAAAAATC